The Thermotoga maritima MSB8 region TTTCGCTTTAGCAAGAAAAACCAGAGCTTTGTACAGAATGTTCGCCGCCTCTATATCTGGCAGTATCAGGATGTCGGCTTTTCCCGCCACAGGGCTTTGTATCCCTTTCTTTTTCGCCGCTTCTTCCGACACAACGTTGTCCAGCGCGAAGGGACCATCGACGATACATCCCTTTATCTGCCCTCTCTGGTTCATCTTCGAGAGGATGGCCGCTTCCATCGTGATGGGCATCTTTGGATTCACAACTTCTATGGCACCGACAACGGCAACTTTCGGTGTTTCTAAACCCATGACGTTTGCCACTCGAACACAGTGTTCTATCATGTCCACCTTCTGTTCCAGAGTGGGGCTTATCAGCATACCGGGATCGGAGATGATGAGAGGCCTCGGAAAATCGGGTATCTCCATCACGCTCACCATCGCCATCGTCTTTCCCGTTCGAAGACCGTACCTTTCGTCCAGATAGATCTTCATCAAATCTCCTGTCTTTATCTTTCCCTTCATGAGAAAATCGCATTCTCCCTTTGAAACGGCCTCCACAGCGAGTCTTCCCGCTTCTTCTGGGGGACAATCTATGATTTGAGGGTTCTTCCATTCAGGGACGAGTTCCTCGATGATCCTGGTGATCTCTTCCTCTGGACCGAACAGAACGGGCTCGCACACTCTCTCCCTCCAAGCCCTGTATACGGCTTCTATCACGTGATCATCGTTCGCAGCCGCAACCGCGAGCTTTTTTCCTTTTCCCCGAGCCATCTCAACCAGTTTTTCCAGAAACATTCTCTCACTCCTCACAGAAGGTGTTTTTCCTTGCCGTACTCGAGGACAACTTCCCTGAGCCTTTTGATCCCTTCAACGATCTTTTCATCCGGCGGCAGACAGAAGGAAAGCCTCATAGAGGGACTCGGCTCGTCGTACACTTTGAAAACCCTTCCAGGAACGTAAAACACCTTCTTTCTCTTTGCGTACTCGAACATCTCCCAGGTGTCGAAACCCTCAGGAAGGGTGAGCCAGATGAAGAGACCGCCTTCCGATTTCACCCATTTCACGCCTGGTATGTCGGAGAAGTACTCTTCGAGAGCGTTGAGCATCACCGTTCTCTTTCTTCTGTAGAGTTCGATGGTGGGTTTCAACTGCTCGAGAAGATCGTACCTCTCCAAATAACGGGCAGCGAGACGATGAGTGATAGCGGGACTGCACAGATCCGCTGACTGCTTCGCCTGAACGATCTTTCTGATGAACTCCTTGCTTCCCGCCACCATTCCTATTCTGAGACCCGGAGCGAGGACTTTGCTGAACGTGTTGAGAAGAACCACTCTTTCTGGTCCACCTATCTTGAAGATGGGATCCACAGTTTCTCCTTCGTACCTCAAAGCACCGTAGGGATCGTCTTCCACTATGAAGAGGTCGTACTTCTCTGCGATCTCGACGAGCGCTTTTCTCTTTTCCAGAGAAGTTGTGACTCCCGCTGGGTTGTGGAAATTTGAAACAACGTAGATGAACTTCACCTGTTTTATCTTTCCGTTTTTGTCGAATTCAGAAAGCTTTCTTTCCAGAACGTTGAGATCCATTCCGTCGTCTTCGAGCGGGACCACAACGAAGTTCGCAAGATACTGCCTGAACGCGTTTATGGCTCCGAGGTACGCGGGATCATCGAGAACGCAGTAACTCTCATCGTCGAGGAAGAGCTTTCCAATGAGATCCAGCGCCTGCTGGGATCCAACGGTGAATATCAGATTGTCTTCGTCGAGTCCTGTGATGCCGTACATCCTCTCCAGAAGCTTCAAAATTTGCTGTTTAAGAACGGGATCTCCTTCTGTTGTGGAGTACTGAAGAGTGTAATGGTACTCTTTTTCTATGATTTCCTTTGCGATTTCTGCGAGTTCTTTTCTCGGGAAAGTCTCAGGATCGGGTACTCCCCCTCCGAAAGAAATGGCGTCTTTGTCCGCGGCAAATTTGAGAATTTCCCTGATGATGGAGGATTTCATGTTTTGGCCTATCTTTGAGATCTTGCCTTCTAGATTCACGACCACACCTCCTGGAATATCTTTTCTTCTGAAAAATTATACACCAGTACTGGCGAAATTTCTGCATTAAAATTCAACGTGTATTCGAAAAATTGAGAATTTGATAGAAAAACTGGTATACTTTGAAGTATGCAAATACTTCTATCTGGAGGGATCCTCGGTTGATAGAGCGGGTGATAAACAACATCGAAAAGGTGATAAAAGGAAAGAGAGAAGCTATCGAAGTTGTTGTCGCAGCGCTTCTCGCAAAAGGACACGTTCTCATGGAAGATGTGCCGGGAGTAGGAAAGACGATGCTTGCAAGAGCCCTTGCGCTATCCCTTGGAGTGGACTTCAGACGAGTTCAGTTCACACCGGACCTCCTTCCAACGGATCTCACAGGTCTGTACATATACGATAGAAAGAAGGAAGACTTTGTCTTTAAAAAGGGGCCCGTGTTCACCGATGTTCTCCTCGCGGACGAGATAAACAGGGCAACACCGAGAACACAATCTGCGCTCCTTGAGGCAATGGCAGAAGGTCAAGTGACCGTGGATGGAGTCACACATAGGCTTTCTGAGAGATTCTTCGTGATCGCCACACAAAACCCAATCGAGTACGAAGGGACCTTCCCTCTCCCGGAAGCTCAGCTCGACCGTTTCATGATCTGTGTGAAGATGGGGTATCCCGATGAGGAAGCAGAGATTCAGATGCTCACATCCCAAGAAAAAGAGCATCCCATAAGCCAGCTGGAACCGGTCATGAACCCTGATGAGCTTTCAGAACTTCAAAAAAAGGTGAGGAATGTTTTTGTGAGCGACGAAGTGAAGAAATACATCGTCGATATAGCCAGTGCCACAAGAAATCACCCATCGCTTCTTTTGGGCATGAGCCCCCGTGGAAGTATAGCCCTCATGCACTTTTCCATGGCTCTCGCTTT contains the following coding sequences:
- a CDS encoding phosphate acetyltransferase, with translation MFLEKLVEMARGKGKKLAVAAANDDHVIEAVYRAWRERVCEPVLFGPEEEITRIIEELVPEWKNPQIIDCPPEEAGRLAVEAVSKGECDFLMKGKIKTGDLMKIYLDERYGLRTGKTMAMVSVMEIPDFPRPLIISDPGMLISPTLEQKVDMIEHCVRVANVMGLETPKVAVVGAIEVVNPKMPITMEAAILSKMNQRGQIKGCIVDGPFALDNVVSEEAAKKKGIQSPVAGKADILILPDIEAANILYKALVFLAKAKSASTILGGKVPVVLTSRADSEETKFYSIALSAVFA
- a CDS encoding PLP-dependent aminotransferase family protein, giving the protein MNLEGKISKIGQNMKSSIIREILKFAADKDAISFGGGVPDPETFPRKELAEIAKEIIEKEYHYTLQYSTTEGDPVLKQQILKLLERMYGITGLDEDNLIFTVGSQQALDLIGKLFLDDESYCVLDDPAYLGAINAFRQYLANFVVVPLEDDGMDLNVLERKLSEFDKNGKIKQVKFIYVVSNFHNPAGVTTSLEKRKALVEIAEKYDLFIVEDDPYGALRYEGETVDPIFKIGGPERVVLLNTFSKVLAPGLRIGMVAGSKEFIRKIVQAKQSADLCSPAITHRLAARYLERYDLLEQLKPTIELYRRKRTVMLNALEEYFSDIPGVKWVKSEGGLFIWLTLPEGFDTWEMFEYAKRKKVFYVPGRVFKVYDEPSPSMRLSFCLPPDEKIVEGIKRLREVVLEYGKEKHLL
- a CDS encoding AAA family ATPase, giving the protein MIERVINNIEKVIKGKREAIEVVVAALLAKGHVLMEDVPGVGKTMLARALALSLGVDFRRVQFTPDLLPTDLTGLYIYDRKKEDFVFKKGPVFTDVLLADEINRATPRTQSALLEAMAEGQVTVDGVTHRLSERFFVIATQNPIEYEGTFPLPEAQLDRFMICVKMGYPDEEAEIQMLTSQEKEHPISQLEPVMNPDELSELQKKVRNVFVSDEVKKYIVDIASATRNHPSLLLGMSPRGSIALMHFSMALAFMDGRDFTLPDDVKRAAVYVIPHRVIQSAESKLKREKKEDIVREILDRVKVVK